Proteins encoded by one window of Xanthomonas sp. DAR 80977:
- a CDS encoding excalibur calcium-binding domain-containing protein yields the protein MRTHGTLIKWDEARGFGFVRSAHGDAEVFVHIAAFPRDGVRPRLGELISFDLEQDAEGRPRAVRVMRPGRAPARHARHAAADAPRRSVFGRVLAVLLVLGIGVYAYWQIAPRLATRPEPGVVAPTAATLATPPRPNFQCDGRTHCAQMTSCEEATYFLRNCPGVQMDGNHDGVPCERQWCH from the coding sequence ATGCGCACGCACGGAACGTTGATCAAGTGGGACGAGGCGCGGGGCTTCGGCTTCGTGCGCTCGGCGCATGGCGATGCCGAGGTGTTCGTGCACATCGCGGCGTTTCCGCGCGACGGGGTGCGTCCGCGGCTCGGCGAGTTGATTTCGTTCGATCTGGAACAGGACGCGGAAGGACGCCCACGCGCGGTGCGGGTGATGCGTCCGGGGCGCGCGCCGGCCAGGCATGCGCGCCATGCCGCCGCCGACGCGCCGCGGCGCAGCGTATTCGGCCGCGTGCTGGCGGTGCTGCTGGTGCTCGGGATCGGCGTCTACGCGTATTGGCAGATCGCCCCGCGCTTGGCCACCAGGCCGGAACCGGGCGTGGTGGCGCCGACCGCGGCAACGCTGGCGACGCCGCCCCGGCCGAACTTCCAGTGCGACGGACGCACCCACTGCGCGCAGATGACCTCGTGCGAGGAGGCGACCTATTTCCTGCGCAACTGCCCCGGCGTGCAGATGGACGGCAACCACGACGGCGTGCCGTGCGAACGGCAGTGGTGTCACTAG
- a CDS encoding glycosyl hydrolase 115 family protein, translated as MTESDSPFLLSRRSFLGGAGSTVIFASPLRAMVLFDSASNAFRIAGDGGVAPIHVDAQDFPGVARAARDLAEDVGRVFGTPAALVNEASRLGRPAVLIGTLGKSAVIDALVRSGKLDVAPIAGQWESFTLQTVSDPMPGVAEALVIAGSDKRGTIYGIYALSEQIGVSPWYWWADVPVRRRTAISIRRGKHFQGPPAVKYRGVFLNDEQPCLGKWTTEKFGGMNVAFYTRLFEVLLRLRANYLWPAMWDNAFAQDDADNARLADEYGIVMGTSHHEPMMRAHKEWTEYRAQYGNGEWNYATNRDALQTFFREGIARNYDGLAFGEVTLPYDFCLGRSLVVGLSGL; from the coding sequence ATGACTGAATCGGATTCTCCCTTCCTGCTCTCGCGCCGTAGCTTCCTCGGCGGTGCCGGGAGCACGGTGATCTTCGCGTCGCCGCTGCGCGCCATGGTTCTTTTTGATAGCGCTAGCAATGCGTTCCGGATCGCGGGCGACGGGGGCGTCGCGCCGATCCATGTGGACGCGCAGGATTTCCCTGGCGTGGCCAGAGCGGCGCGCGATCTTGCCGAGGACGTCGGCCGCGTGTTCGGAACGCCAGCTGCGCTCGTGAACGAAGCCAGCCGGCTCGGGCGCCCGGCTGTGTTGATCGGCACCCTCGGCAAAAGTGCGGTCATCGACGCGCTGGTCCGCTCCGGCAAGCTCGATGTCGCGCCGATCGCCGGGCAGTGGGAGTCATTCACGCTGCAGACCGTGTCCGATCCGATGCCTGGCGTGGCCGAGGCGCTGGTGATCGCCGGCAGCGACAAGCGCGGCACCATCTACGGCATCTATGCACTGTCCGAGCAGATCGGCGTGTCGCCCTGGTATTGGTGGGCGGACGTGCCGGTGCGCCGCCGTACGGCGATCTCGATCCGGCGCGGCAAGCATTTCCAAGGCCCGCCCGCGGTGAAGTACCGCGGCGTGTTCCTCAACGACGAACAGCCGTGCCTGGGCAAGTGGACCACCGAGAAGTTCGGCGGGATGAATGTGGCGTTCTATACCCGGCTGTTCGAGGTGCTGCTGCGTCTGCGCGCGAACTACCTGTGGCCGGCGATGTGGGACAACGCGTTCGCGCAGGACGATGCGGACAATGCGCGGCTGGCCGATGAGTACGGCATCGTGATGGGTACCTCGCACCACGAGCCGATGATGCGCGCGCACAAGGAGTGGACCGAGTACCGCGCGCAATACGGCAACGGCGAATGGAACTACGCCACCAACAGGGACGCGTTGCAGACCTTCTTCCGCGAAGGCATCGCACGCAACTACGATGGGCTTGCATTTGGTGAAGTGACTTTGCCGTATGATTTTTGCCTTGGGCGGAGTTTGGTAGTTGGTTTAAGTGGGTTGTGA
- a CDS encoding carboxyl transferase domain-containing protein, translated as MSVIQTQLQPGSDAFAANAAALRAVVDDLQQTQARIAQGGSDAARAKHQARGKLLARERIDALLDPGSAFLEIAPLAALGLYADEVPCAGVVAGIGRVSGVECVIVANDATVKGGTYYPMTVKKHLRAQEIAQQNRLPCIYLVDSGGAFLPLQDEVFPDRDHFGRIFYNQANLSAQGIAQIACVMGSCTAGGAYVPAMSDETVIVREQGTIFLGGPPLVKAATGEEVSAEDLGGADVHTRISGVADHFADNDLQALARVRAIVAQLNWRKPAPALALRAPEPPLYPAEELYGVIPADPRKPFDVREVIARVVDGSRLDEFKARYGTTLVTGFAHLHGYPVGIVANNGILFSESALKGAHFIELCAQRGIPLVFLQNITGFMVGRKYEHGGIAKDGAKLVMAVACAKVPKFTVVIGGSFGAGNYGMCGRAYSPNFLWMWPNARIGVMGGEQAASVLATVRRDGIESKGGSWSAEDEVTFKTPIREQFERQGHPYYASARLWDDGILDPAQTRRVLGLGLSAALNAPAEPTRFGVFRM; from the coding sequence ATGAGCGTGATCCAGACCCAGTTGCAACCCGGCAGCGACGCCTTCGCCGCCAACGCCGCGGCACTGCGCGCGGTGGTCGACGACCTGCAGCAGACCCAGGCGCGCATCGCCCAGGGCGGCAGCGACGCCGCACGCGCCAAGCACCAGGCGCGCGGCAAGCTGCTGGCGCGCGAGCGCATCGACGCATTGCTCGATCCCGGCAGCGCCTTCCTGGAGATCGCCCCGCTCGCCGCGCTGGGCCTGTACGCCGACGAGGTGCCGTGCGCCGGGGTGGTCGCCGGCATCGGTCGCGTGTCCGGCGTGGAATGCGTGATCGTCGCCAACGACGCCACGGTCAAGGGCGGCACCTATTACCCGATGACGGTGAAGAAGCATCTGCGCGCACAGGAGATCGCGCAGCAGAACCGGCTGCCGTGCATCTACCTGGTCGATTCCGGCGGCGCGTTCCTGCCGCTGCAGGACGAGGTGTTCCCGGACCGCGACCATTTCGGCCGCATCTTCTACAACCAGGCCAACCTGTCGGCGCAGGGCATCGCCCAGATCGCCTGCGTGATGGGCTCGTGCACCGCCGGCGGCGCCTACGTGCCGGCGATGAGCGACGAGACGGTGATCGTGCGCGAACAGGGCACCATCTTCCTCGGCGGCCCGCCGCTGGTGAAGGCGGCCACCGGCGAGGAGGTCAGCGCCGAGGACTTGGGCGGTGCCGACGTGCACACGCGCATCTCCGGCGTGGCCGACCATTTCGCCGACAACGACCTGCAGGCGCTGGCGCGGGTACGCGCGATCGTGGCCCAGCTCAACTGGCGCAAGCCCGCGCCCGCCCTGGCGCTGCGCGCGCCGGAGCCGCCGCTGTACCCGGCCGAGGAGCTGTACGGGGTGATCCCGGCCGATCCGCGCAAGCCGTTCGACGTGCGCGAGGTGATCGCGCGGGTGGTCGACGGTTCGCGCCTGGACGAGTTCAAGGCGCGCTACGGCACCACCCTGGTCACCGGCTTCGCCCACCTGCACGGCTATCCGGTCGGCATCGTCGCCAACAACGGCATCCTGTTCTCCGAGTCGGCGCTGAAGGGCGCGCATTTCATCGAACTGTGCGCACAGCGCGGCATCCCGCTGGTGTTCCTGCAGAACATCACCGGCTTCATGGTCGGACGCAAGTACGAGCACGGCGGCATCGCCAAGGACGGGGCCAAGCTGGTGATGGCGGTGGCCTGCGCGAAGGTGCCCAAGTTCACCGTGGTGATCGGCGGTTCGTTCGGCGCCGGCAACTACGGCATGTGCGGCCGTGCGTATTCGCCGAATTTCCTGTGGATGTGGCCGAACGCGCGGATCGGGGTGATGGGCGGGGAGCAGGCGGCGAGCGTGCTGGCGACGGTGCGCCGCGACGGCATCGAGTCCAAGGGCGGCAGTTGGTCGGCTGAGGACGAAGTCACCTTCAAGACGCCGATCCGCGAACAGTTCGAACGCCAGGGCCATCCGTACTACGCGAGCGCGCGGTTGTGGGACGACGGGATCCTCGATCCGGCGCAGACGCGGCGGGTGTTGGGGCTAGGGCTGTCGGCGGCGTTGAACGCGCCAGCGGAGCCGACCCGGTTCGGGGTGTTCCGGATGTGA
- a CDS encoding RICIN domain-containing protein, whose amino-acid sequence MTWFDNNGPSLGCSGTGWSNATAGPFGFANGSVVPLTTSTCYSSDDPYVAGLHASLLHDMGVDFIILDETNLSKVMDPAENNIFQSAKNVIYGLGAYATEKIQVTFQISLTCWASACHGGTKNVEVFTYNDHVKRHIEEIARLNEANPGRFVTYKEKPLLLVYLNGGSNVYASENDTTPYFNGPGALIPTADQWNPLVEVNGSSVRVRDYFTVRFTLAAYNNFDYRPFSNEIWPFACDYGCDATEAGIASLYSPAWGKRDVAQFSRQVDATSNRDFLLIRSWNEFSSTDEYMARSFTIEPNTKLHSVDSTPGNMDGWYFFNAIKVKLNAGKQFRIRSKNSSRCVSTQGGGVSSGAALVQKDCSGSVDQRWVLNYRGAGEDRYLSIAGSTQCMDVKESSLTNGADAQIYTCLGANATNQTWRITSIGAGEYKIIANHSGKCLDVRGGPSATSSQIPLQQWECFETANQVWIFDRI is encoded by the coding sequence ATGACTTGGTTCGACAACAACGGTCCATCTCTTGGATGCAGTGGAACAGGATGGAGCAATGCAACAGCGGGTCCTTTCGGTTTCGCCAACGGTTCCGTGGTCCCGTTAACGACCTCCACCTGTTACAGCTCCGATGATCCATACGTAGCCGGGTTGCACGCGTCCCTTCTGCATGACATGGGTGTGGATTTCATCATTCTCGATGAAACGAATCTGTCCAAGGTGATGGACCCTGCCGAAAACAATATTTTCCAATCGGCGAAGAATGTTATCTATGGCTTGGGAGCATATGCTACAGAGAAGATACAAGTAACATTCCAAATATCGCTCACGTGTTGGGCGTCTGCGTGCCATGGTGGCACAAAGAACGTGGAAGTTTTTACCTATAATGATCATGTCAAAAGGCATATCGAAGAAATCGCGCGGCTGAACGAAGCTAATCCTGGCCGTTTTGTCACATATAAAGAGAAGCCATTGTTGCTGGTCTATCTGAACGGCGGCTCAAATGTGTATGCGAGCGAAAATGACACAACGCCATATTTCAATGGTCCCGGCGCACTTATTCCGACTGCTGATCAGTGGAATCCTCTGGTTGAGGTGAACGGGAGTAGTGTGCGAGTTCGTGACTATTTCACTGTTAGATTTACACTGGCAGCTTATAATAATTTCGATTATCGGCCTTTCTCAAATGAGATATGGCCTTTTGCGTGCGACTATGGATGTGATGCCACGGAAGCCGGAATTGCTTCGTTGTATTCGCCGGCATGGGGGAAGAGAGACGTGGCGCAGTTCTCCCGGCAGGTAGATGCCACATCAAATCGTGATTTTCTGCTCATCCGCAGCTGGAATGAATTTTCCTCGACCGACGAGTACATGGCAAGATCCTTCACAATCGAGCCGAACACGAAATTGCATTCGGTCGACTCTACTCCAGGAAATATGGATGGATGGTATTTTTTCAATGCAATCAAGGTGAAGTTAAACGCAGGAAAGCAGTTCCGCATCCGCAGCAAGAATTCAAGCAGGTGTGTCTCCACGCAGGGCGGCGGAGTATCGAGCGGGGCTGCTTTGGTACAGAAAGACTGTTCGGGAAGCGTAGATCAACGCTGGGTGCTCAATTATCGCGGCGCAGGCGAAGATAGGTATCTCTCTATTGCCGGATCAACCCAATGCATGGATGTCAAGGAATCTTCTTTGACTAATGGTGCGGATGCCCAGATTTATACATGCCTGGGCGCAAACGCTACCAACCAGACATGGCGAATCACTTCCATCGGCGCTGGTGAGTATAAGATAATAGCCAATCATAGCGGCAAGTGCCTGGACGTTCGGGGAGGCCCGAGTGCCACGTCCAGTCAAATTCCCTTACAGCAGTGGGAATGTTTTGAAACCGCGAACCAGGTGTGGATTTTTGATCGAATTTAG
- a CDS encoding DUF6065 family protein, with protein MKLTAHVLDGHTLDVRPAPRERPWMDRTDQRYAYRCLPLDIANAHGWELLCQSGFEAEWSGGNALDAIRIHADAGSHAPAVSHFGYGVLTFHVPCLFRTEPGVDLYVTAPVNRPKDGIAGLTGLIETDWSPYTFTMNWQFTRPGRVRFDAGEPFCHFFPVQRRVLAETEPRWQPLSQTPELERDYQAWMRSRGQFLHDLEQADPAAQREGWQRSYFRGPAPGQCPAGVEHRVKLRLAPFTRAQPEDPPPSPPASE; from the coding sequence ATGAAACTCACCGCCCACGTTCTCGACGGCCACACCCTCGACGTGCGCCCGGCGCCGCGCGAGCGGCCGTGGATGGACCGCACCGACCAGCGCTACGCCTACCGCTGCCTGCCGCTGGACATCGCCAACGCGCACGGCTGGGAGCTGCTGTGCCAGAGCGGGTTCGAGGCCGAGTGGAGCGGCGGCAATGCGCTCGACGCCATCCGCATTCATGCCGACGCCGGCAGCCACGCGCCGGCGGTCAGCCATTTCGGCTACGGCGTGCTCACCTTCCACGTGCCCTGCCTGTTCCGCACCGAACCGGGCGTGGACCTGTACGTGACCGCGCCGGTCAACCGGCCCAAGGACGGCATCGCCGGGCTGACCGGCCTGATCGAGACCGACTGGAGTCCCTACACCTTCACCATGAACTGGCAGTTCACCCGCCCCGGACGGGTGCGCTTCGACGCCGGCGAACCGTTCTGCCACTTCTTCCCGGTGCAGCGGCGGGTGCTGGCCGAGACCGAGCCGCGCTGGCAGCCGCTGTCGCAGACCCCGGAACTGGAGCGCGACTACCAGGCCTGGATGCGCAGCCGCGGCCAGTTCCTGCACGACCTGGAACAGGCCGATCCGGCGGCCCAACGCGAAGGCTGGCAGCGCAGCTATTTCCGCGGGCCGGCGCCGGGGCAGTGCCCGGCCGGCGTCGAGCATCGGGTCAAGCTGCGGCTGGCGCCGTTCACCCGCGCGCAGCCCGAGGATCCACCGCCGAGCCCGCCGGCGTCCGAATGA